The sequence AAAAGGATCTTTATGAAGCTATTCCGGTCAGGCAATCCAACAGGAGCATGTACGATGAGCAGAAGATTCCTCCGGCCGATATGGAAAAGCTTTTACAGGCCAATGAACAAGATACAGTGGTTGTTAAAACATTTGATGCGCAGGGAAAAGATGTTGATCCGGTTATTGAACTGGTTAAAGAGGCGGGAAGGATACAGTTCAACGACGATCGGTTTGTTGAGGAACTGATATCATGGATCCGATTCAACAAAAAAGAGGTACAAAACAATAGGGATGGCCTTAGTGCAAAGGTGATGGGGTTTCCGAATGTTCCCCGCTGGCTGGGCCGCTTCATCATGAAAACCTTTGTAACGGCAGACCGTGAAGCAGAAAAGACCGAAAAACAGATCCGGAGTTCTTCGCATCTTTTTCTCTTTATCTGCAAAAAAAACGATAAAAAGCACTGGGTCGATGCCGGAAGGGGCTTTCAGAGAGTCGCTCTAACCGCTGCTTCCCTTGGGATCGCGCATGCCCACCTGAATATGCCTTGTGAAGTTGAATCGGTAAGGAAGAAACTGTCGGCCCACCTGGATTTACATCCGGATGAACAGCCCGTTCTGCTGATAAGGCTGGGGTACGCATCCCGTGCTCCCCGTTCGCCCAGAAGGCCGCCTGAGGAGGTACGAATCGATTCATGAATAGTATGTATGCTCAATGATTGAACAGTCATCCATAGAGAAACCGGCACAACGAGTGAGAAGGATCGTTTCAATAACATTAGCGGTGGCGCTTATTTCCGGGTGTCCATTACTGGCTCAGGACTCTGTATTCGTTCATGAGAACGCCTATCAGGATAAGATTTTGTTTCTGCCTGCACTCGGCTCTACTCCCGAGACGGGTTTTATGTTTGGTGCTGTTGTTGTTCCCCAGTTTAAACTTTCGGGCTCAGGCCCCGAAACCCGCTCTTCGAGCCTTTTTTTCTCAGGCATATATACAACTAAGAATCAGGTGCTTTTAAGCCTGCTGTCTGATATTATTTTGCCAGATGAAAAATGGGTTTTCACCGGCAATTACTTTACGAACTATTTTCCGAACAGTTACTGGGGCATTGGGCCGGCCACCGGGGATAACGATGAAATGAATATTCTTTTCACCCAGGTTCACATCAAACAGACTGCATTAAAAAAAGTCAGGAGAGGCCTGTTTACGGGTCCATTTATCAGATGGAGCAAGGTATTCAATCTTTCATTTCAGAGCATAGACGGAAGGGACATACCGGCACCGAATGATCCGGGTGCGGAGGGAAGTGTTTCAACCGGAGTCGGGTGGATGATTCGCAGGGACTTGAGAGATAGCAATATGACACCGACGCGTAATCACTTTGTGGAATTTTCGTCTCTGGTCAATCCGTCATTGTTTGGAAGCACCAATCCGTATACTTCCTTTCTTTTTGATGCCAGAAAGTACATTCAAATAGGCCGCAATGAGCGTTCGGTACTGGCCTTCCAGGGACTATTCAGATCTGCAGCAGGAAACCCTTCATTTCTGGATATGTCAGAACTGGGCGGGGCTGTGATCGGGAGAGGATATTATGGCGGAAGATATCGGGATTTGAATGCAGCGCAGATTCAATCCGAGCTGCGAAAGAAAGTGATGGGAAGACTCGGGGTTACCGTTTTTGGTGCTTTGGGGGAGGTTTGGCATCGTTATGAAG comes from Rhodohalobacter mucosus and encodes:
- a CDS encoding Acg family FMN-binding oxidoreductase encodes the protein MDTRDLIYYSTLAPSGHNTQPWKFSVQDNIIRIYPDFDRTLSVVDPDNHALYISLGCALENLVISAKEDGSACRVGVFPDDENEECLRVTLTDESPAKEKDLYEAIPVRQSNRSMYDEQKIPPADMEKLLQANEQDTVVVKTFDAQGKDVDPVIELVKEAGRIQFNDDRFVEELISWIRFNKKEVQNNRDGLSAKVMGFPNVPRWLGRFIMKTFVTADREAEKTEKQIRSSSHLFLFICKKNDKKHWVDAGRGFQRVALTAASLGIAHAHLNMPCEVESVRKKLSAHLDLHPDEQPVLLIRLGYASRAPRSPRRPPEEVRIDS
- a CDS encoding BamA/TamA family outer membrane protein, encoding MRRIVSITLAVALISGCPLLAQDSVFVHENAYQDKILFLPALGSTPETGFMFGAVVVPQFKLSGSGPETRSSSLFFSGIYTTKNQVLLSLLSDIILPDEKWVFTGNYFTNYFPNSYWGIGPATGDNDEMNILFTQVHIKQTALKKVRRGLFTGPFIRWSKVFNLSFQSIDGRDIPAPNDPGAEGSVSTGVGWMIRRDLRDSNMTPTRNHFVEFSSLVNPSLFGSTNPYTSFLFDARKYIQIGRNERSVLAFQGLFRSAAGNPSFLDMSELGGAVIGRGYYGGRYRDLNAAQIQSELRKKVMGRLGVTVFGALGEVWHRYEDIKLSSVKWSAGAGIRFNVNKDDPTNIRIDYGIGRGTSGLYIQLGEAF